The DNA window TTTGTTTGCTGCTGTGCCGATAATTTCCATACCCGGAACCGTCTCCACCAATTCGTTGGCGCGAGTCAGAAGGGCGTTCTCAGCCGCTTCCATGGCCTTCCGGTCAAGACTGTCCAGATAACGGATGGCCGCAGCCAGCCCCACCGCTTCGGCGATAGCCGGTGTGCCTGCCTCAAACTTGTAGGGCAGAACGTTCCAGGTGGTGCGCTCGAACGAAACCCGTTCAATCATCTCGCCGCCGCCCTGGTAAGGGGGCATCTGTTCCAGCAATTCCGCGCGGCCGTACAGTACACCGATGCCGGTGGGGCCGAACAGTTTGTGGGACGAGAACACGTAGAAATCACAATCCAAAGCCTGTACGTCAGGCTTGAAGTGGGGTACCGCCTGGGCGCCGTCAATCAAGGTCAGTACGCCCTGATCTTTGGCGTGCTTAATCAGGGAGGCAATCGGGTTCACGGTACCCAGTACGTTGGATACGTGAGTGATGGCCAGAATGCGAGTACGTTCGTTCAGCAAATTGTTGAAGGAGTCCAGATCCAATTCGCCGGCGGAGTTCACCTGCACAGGCACCACTTTGGCGCCCGTACGTTCGGCCACCATCTGCCAAGGCACGATGTTGGCGTGGTGCTCCATATGACTGACCAGAATTTCGTCGCCTTCTTTCAGACGAGAAGCCAAGCCGTTCGCGACCAAGTTTATGGCTTCGGTGGTGCCGCGTGTCCAGATGATTTCGCGCGTGCTGGGCGCGTTTAAAAAGCTGCGAACGGTTTCCCGGGCACCTTCGAAGGCCGCTGTGGCGCGATCGCCAAGGGTGTGAGCACCCCGGTGCACATTAGAGTGCATTTCCCGGTAGTAACGGTCCATCGCATCCAGGACGGCGGTTGGCTTTTGGGCCGAGGCGCCGTTGTCCAGATACACCAGCGGCTTTCCGTTAACCTCTTGGGCCAGAATGGGAAAGTCGCGCCGGATGCGTTCTACATCAAACGCTTTGGTGCTGGTGTTGGTTGCCATGGACAGATCGCTCATGCCTTCAGATCTCCTGAAAGGTTTGCTCGAAGAATTCGTTCAGACGCACTTGGGCCGTGTCCCGCACAACTTCCAGCGGTATCTGGCTGACCAGTTCGTTGATGAACGCCATGGTGAGCAGTACGTTTGCATCGCGGCGACCAATACCCCGTGACAGCAGGTAGAAAATGGATTCTTCGTCCAGCTGGCCGATGGTGGCACCGTGGGCACACTTCACATCGTCGGCGTAGATTTCCAGTTCCGGCTTGGTGTCGATCTCGGCACCGTTGTTCAGCAACAGGTTTTTGTTATTCATATCCGCAAAGGACTTTTGTGCGTCCTGATGGATATGAATACGCCCGTTGAAAATCGCGTGGGATTGGTCGGCTGCGATGTTGCGATACGTTTCTTCGCTGTTGCAGTTCGCCGCCACGTGATCAATGGAGGTGTGGTTGTCGTAGTGCTGTTTGCCTTGAGTCACCACAACGCCGTTGAGCTTGGTTTCGGCTTCTTCGCCTACCAAGCGCACCTGCAGGTCGTGCCGGCGCAATGGGCCGCCAAAACCAACGCAGTGGCTTTCGAAACGTGAGCTGTGGTTCTGGACCACACCGGTGGCACCAATGTGCTGAACCGATTCGCCTTCCATGTTCAGGCGAATGCTGGTTACGTTTGCGCCGTCGGCCAGAGTAAATTCAGTCACTGTGTTAACGAACGCCGGTGCATCACCACTGGAGGTATACTCTTCGACCAGTGTGATCTGGCTGTTTGCTCCGGCTTCAACGAAAATGCGCGGGAAGGCTGAGCCACTGGCATCCGCGGCGGTTTCATGAATGATGAACAGTGGCTGATCCAAGGCAGCACCGGCGTGCAGGCGCACGAGCAGTCCGTCGTCAAAACGGGCTCCGTTCAGACGAGCAAATTGGGCCTGATCGTGATCCAGTGTACTGCCAAGTTGAAGGGCGAGAACGTCCGCTTCTTCGTTATCAAGATCGCTGAAGCTCCGAATGGTGATGCCGTCCATATCCGGAAAGTCGCTGGCTTCGGGGATCAAAATCCCGTTGCGGAAGACGACCTTGTAGCCGGACACCGCCAAGCTGTTGCCGGTTTTGCCTTCGGCAGGCAAGGAAATGGCCATCTCGTCGGACAGCTTCAAATACTTGCTGGAGTACTTCCAGTTTTCGGTTTTGCGGGTAGGTAGTGGCATATCAACCAACAGACTCGCCCGTTGTTTACGCAGCGCCAGCAGCGGCTCAGGCAGAGTTTGCCCGGCCGGATGCAGGAAGGCGCTGGAAAGCATAGGTGCTTGTTTCATTCCGCGGCCTCCTGATCAGTTACTGGTGTCTTCGTCGTTGATTCCCAACCAGCCGTAACCGCGTTCTTCCAGTTCAAGTGCCAGTTCACGGCCGCCGGATTTAACGATCCGGCCGCCCGCCAGTACATGCACGTAATCTGGCACGATGTGGTTAAGCAGGCGTTGGTAGTGGGTCACCATCAGGATGGCGCGATCTTCGGCACGCAGTGCGTTAACGCCGTTGGAAACGACTTGCAGTGCGTCGATGTCGAGGCCGGAGTCAGTTTCGTCCAGAATTGCCAGCTTCGGCTGAAGCAGCAATGCCTGCATGATTTCGTTACGCTTTTTCTCACCACCGGAGAAGTCTTCGTTAACGCCACGCTTCAGGAACGAAGGGTCCAAATCTACTTGCTTGGACACTTCCTTGGCCAGCTTCATGAACTCAGCCGCGTTCATTTCTTCTTCGCCGCGGTGCTTGCGCATGGCGTTAACGGCGGTCCGAAGGAACTGAAGGTTGCTCACGCCGGGAATTTCTACCGGGTATTGGAAGGCGAGAAACACGCCGTCGCGGGCACGCTCTTCGATAGAGCGTTCCAGCAGGTTTTCACCGTTCAGGGTGACTTCGCCGCTGGTGACTTCAAATGCCTCGTTGCCTGCCAGAACCTGTGACAGGGTGCTCTTACCGGATCCGTTGGGGCCCATGATGGCATGAACTTCCCCGGCCTTGATGTCCAGGTTGATGCCTTTGAGGATCTCTTTGTCCTCAACGGATGCGTGCAGGTTTTTGATGCTCAGCATTTGTTGCTTCTCTCTTTTAACCGTCTGAATTCTTTGTGTTTGCCGTGGTACTTAATTAACCAACAGAGCCTTCGAGGCTAACTTCCAGTAGTTTGCCGGCTTCCACCGCAAACTCCATCGGCAGTTCTTTAAACACCTCTTTACAAAAGCCGTTCACGATCATGGACACGGCCTGCTCTGGCTCGATACCACGCTGGCGGCAGAGGAACATCTGCTCGTCACTGACCTTGGAGGTGGTGGCTTCGTGTTCCACGATGGCTGACTTGTTCTTGCTTTCGATGTACGGGAAGGTGTGGGCACCGCAACGATCGCCGATCAGCAGCGAGTCACACTGGGTAAAGTTACGTGCGCCATCGGCTGCCGGGCCGAATTTCACCAGGCCGCGGTATGCGTTTGAGCTGCGGCCAGCCGAAATGCCTTTGGAGATGACAGTGCTCCGGGTGTTTTTGCCCAAGTGGATCATCTTGGTGCCGGTGTCCGCTTGCTGGTAGTTGTGGGTCAGGGCAACGGAGTAGAACTCGCCGACGCTGTTATCACCACGCAGTACACAGCTGGGGTATTTCCAGGTAATGGCAGAGCCGGTTTCGACCTGAGTCCAGGACACTTTGGAGTTTTTGCCGATACAGGCCGCGCGTTTGGTGACAAAGTTATAGATGCCGCCTTTGCCGTTCTCATCGCCTGGGTACCAGTTTTGTACGGTAGAGTATTTGATCTGGGCGTCATCAAGGATGACCAACTCAACCACCGCAGCGTGCAGCTGGTTTTCGTCGCGCATCGGAGCCGTACAGCCTTCCAGATAGCTCACGTAGCTGCCTTCTTCGGCAATGATCAGGGTGCGCTCGAACTGGCCAGTG is part of the Marinobacter sp. JH2 genome and encodes:
- a CDS encoding cysteine desulfurase: MSDLSMATNTSTKAFDVERIRRDFPILAQEVNGKPLVYLDNGASAQKPTAVLDAMDRYYREMHSNVHRGAHTLGDRATAAFEGARETVRSFLNAPSTREIIWTRGTTEAINLVANGLASRLKEGDEILVSHMEHHANIVPWQMVAERTGAKVVPVQVNSAGELDLDSFNNLLNERTRILAITHVSNVLGTVNPIASLIKHAKDQGVLTLIDGAQAVPHFKPDVQALDCDFYVFSSHKLFGPTGIGVLYGRAELLEQMPPYQGGGEMIERVSFERTTWNVLPYKFEAGTPAIAEAVGLAAAIRYLDSLDRKAMEAAENALLTRANELVETVPGMEIIGTAANKVPVMSFKIAGLHPSDIGTLLDQQGIAIRTGHHCAMPLMDFYGVPGTARASFAFYNTLEEVEQLFAGLQKIQRLFT
- the sufD gene encoding Fe-S cluster assembly protein SufD yields the protein MKQAPMLSSAFLHPAGQTLPEPLLALRKQRASLLVDMPLPTRKTENWKYSSKYLKLSDEMAISLPAEGKTGNSLAVSGYKVVFRNGILIPEASDFPDMDGITIRSFSDLDNEEADVLALQLGSTLDHDQAQFARLNGARFDDGLLVRLHAGAALDQPLFIIHETAADASGSAFPRIFVEAGANSQITLVEEYTSSGDAPAFVNTVTEFTLADGANVTSIRLNMEGESVQHIGATGVVQNHSSRFESHCVGFGGPLRRHDLQVRLVGEEAETKLNGVVVTQGKQHYDNHTSIDHVAANCNSEETYRNIAADQSHAIFNGRIHIHQDAQKSFADMNNKNLLLNNGAEIDTKPELEIYADDVKCAHGATIGQLDEESIFYLLSRGIGRRDANVLLTMAFINELVSQIPLEVVRDTAQVRLNEFFEQTFQEI
- the sufC gene encoding Fe-S cluster assembly ATPase SufC, coding for MLSIKNLHASVEDKEILKGINLDIKAGEVHAIMGPNGSGKSTLSQVLAGNEAFEVTSGEVTLNGENLLERSIEERARDGVFLAFQYPVEIPGVSNLQFLRTAVNAMRKHRGEEEMNAAEFMKLAKEVSKQVDLDPSFLKRGVNEDFSGGEKKRNEIMQALLLQPKLAILDETDSGLDIDALQVVSNGVNALRAEDRAILMVTHYQRLLNHIVPDYVHVLAGGRIVKSGGRELALELEERGYGWLGINDEDTSN
- the sufB gene encoding Fe-S cluster assembly protein SufB; translated protein: MATTDNEVKELIKRDYEHGFVTEIESDTFEPGLNEDVIRRLSEIKQEPEFMLEWRLKAYRRWLDMEEPEWAHVDFPKVDYNDISYYSAPKKKEDMPQSLDEVDPELLRTYEKLGIPLHERAKLAGVAVDAVFDSVSVATTFKEPLEKAGVIFCPISEAVHKHPELVKKYLGSVVPAGDNYFAALNSAVFSDGSFVYIPKGVRCPMELSTYFRINAANTGQFERTLIIAEEGSYVSYLEGCTAPMRDENQLHAAVVELVILDDAQIKYSTVQNWYPGDENGKGGIYNFVTKRAACIGKNSKVSWTQVETGSAITWKYPSCVLRGDNSVGEFYSVALTHNYQQADTGTKMIHLGKNTRSTVISKGISAGRSSNAYRGLVKFGPAADGARNFTQCDSLLIGDRCGAHTFPYIESKNKSAIVEHEATTSKVSDEQMFLCRQRGIEPEQAVSMIVNGFCKEVFKELPMEFAVEAGKLLEVSLEGSVG